The genomic stretch CGGGCGGGCTTCGCCAGCGATCCGGATGTTCTCCTCGATATGCTGCTCGTCGTTCATCCCCGAGAGGACCACCGTGACCTCGGGGTGGTTCCAGACCCACCGGAGCCCCCATTCGGCCGGAGTCCTCTTCACGTCGGCCTCGTCCCAGACGGCCCGCACCTGCGCCGGCGGGTCCCTCGCGAGGTAGCCGCCCCGGAGCGGCTCCATGATGACGACGCCGAGCCCCTTTGAAGCCGCATACATGAGCCCCTCGGTCCCCGCCTGGTTCGTCTCGTCGAGGTAGTTATACTGGATCTGGCAGAAGTCCCAGTCGTAGCCGTCGACGATCTCCTTGAAGGCCTCGACGCCGCAGTGGGACGAGAAACCCGCGTTCACAATGCGGCCGTTCGCCTTTGCCGCATCGAGGAACCCGGCGACCCCGAGGTCGTTCATCTTCCTCCAGCCTTCGCAGCTCGTGAGGCTGTGGATCAGGTAGTAATCGATATGGTCCGTCTTTAAGGTCCTGAGCTGGAGATCGAGCATCCTGTCCATATCCTCGCGGGATTTAATGAGCATATGCGGCAGTTTCGTCGCCAGTTTGACCTTTTCCCGGTAGCCGTCGGCGAGCGCCCGGCCGAGGAGTTGTTCGCTCCCCGGGTACATCAACGCGGTGTCGAGGTAGTTCACCCCGTGGTCGACGGCGTACCGGATCTGCCGTATCGCCCGTTCTTCATCGATGCCCATACCCTTCGTCGGCAGCCTCATGCAGCCGAAGCCCAGTACCGAGAGTTCGTCGCCGGTCTTCTCCATCTTCCGATACAGCATGGTCAGTACCTCCTCTCCTCTCTCAAAGAACCGCTATCCGTCATTCTCCCGTCAACCCTCCTGCCGATCTCCTCCGCCATCCGGTTCTTGACGAGGTCATCCCGAAAAGATCCTGAACGTTCCACACTCCCTGATCGGAACACTCACCTCCGAGGTTTCTCCCCTCTGAACGATATCCCGGGCAAGGGGGGTGAAACGGCTTCCCATCGGGTATCGCCACTCGGTGGAGGGTCCGGGGAGGTGCGACCGGAGGGAGTTTGAGCACCGCAAGGTGCGAGCGGGTGTCCCCCTCCCGGCAAAGAGGTTTTGGGACAACTTCGATATCAAAGTAGGCGAAGTTGATGAGTTCCTCTTTCGTCGGGAAGTAGTGAAAGAGCGTCCCGTTTGAGATGCCGGCCTCGCGCGCGATGAGCGACGTCGGGGTGCCGTGAAATCCCCTCTCCGTGAAGAGCCGGACGGCAGTAGCGACGATGGCGGTCTTTTTTCTGTCCCTGTCCTCGGTCATACGGGCCTCGCGGGTGTGACCGGTCGTTCTGGAGTGACCACTCATTCCAACGATCTTCAGGGCATTATGGCTTTCTTTTCGTGCGGTTTCATACACGATTCGGATTGCCTCCATGAGCGGAGAGGGTAGGAGAGGTACACCGATCTCCCCGGGCACGTGGGCGGCCCTGCAGGAGAGTTAGCGGTGAAACAAATCGAAATGTATATATCGTCAACCTATGAATGTTGACGCATGCCTATCCCCTTAAACGACAGGCAGTTTGCGTTCTGGCGCCTCCGCCGCACCGGCCTCCCGAATGTCCAGATCGCGGACCGCTTCAAGATATCCCGCCAGGCGGTCTCGAAGGCGCTGCTTGCCATGGACCGGAAGGTCGAGGAGACGCTTCTTTCGATGGCGCAGGCGAACCAGATCGAGATCGAGCGCCTGAACGCAGAGATTGGCGTCCTCTTCGGCCGCTCCGTCCCGTTTGACGCCGCAGCCATCGTCTTCGTATCGGCGGACCACGGGGTGCAGGTCTGGTACGAGCACGAGGGCGACTGCGGCGCGTGCCAGCGATACACCCGGTGCATCGAGCTCCTCTGGGGCTACGCGGACGAACTGGGGATTACGCTTGAAAAGACCGACGATCCGACCCGCATGGCCGACGAACTCTTTGCGAAACTCCGGGAGATGGTGTGATGCCGCTCATGGAGACGATGCGGGAGTACCTCGGATGGTGTCCCGCGGAGGGGCAGGCGCACCGGCAGATGCAGCCGGGGTCCGGCATGCGCGGGGACACTCCACATGACGGCCGGCGACGGGTCGGCGGTATAAACATGGAGATCGATTCAATCGCCAAAGAGGAACTCTGGCGCTCAACTGCAGTCTTCTGGATCTTGGTCATCATCACTGCTTTCGTCATCACAGCCGGCTATCTCCCAATACCGGCATTTCTGTTGTTTCCCCTGCCACTGGCGATCACTGCAGTAGTCTTCTGCATCGTGGTGTGGTACAGGCGAAAAGAGCATTTGACCGATCCCAATCCTGTGAGTATCCTCCACCACGCTCTCGGGTTAAGAAACAGAGAGAAGAAAACGAAGCGGAGAGGAGCTGCCATCGAGAAAGCGTTCGATGCCGCCCTTCTCGCTATAATCTTCCTAATCTACCTCTACGCATCCCTTGCGTACTCTATCAGCCAGATCTACTGGCTTCCCGTCCTTATCGTCATCAGCCTGTTCCTGGCCCGCATTGTCTTCACCGACGGTGAGGTTCAACGCGTCACCGTTGCGCGGTCATTTGTCTTCTACCTCATAGTAGCCATGGTTTTTCTTCTGCGCTACCTAGCATTGGGGTATCCCATTATCCCCCTCCTCCAGGCATTCGTGCTTATTGGTATCGTTTCTTTTCCCATACTCTACATCTGGGAACGGCGACGCGCACCGGAGGGAACAGATTGATGATAACTCGTGGAGCGATGGATCTGGTCTGCACACCCGTCCGGGAGATATTCGGGGTGGAGATCAGCAGTGAACCCACTTTGAGGGAAATGATAGCGGGCAGACAAAGAATCCTGGAGATGATGTTATGACTCTCATGGAGACGATACGGGCGTATCTTGGGTGGTGTCCCATGCAGGCGTCGATGCGGAGGGATCTAACGGTGCTGCCGGTTACGGCCGTAGCGGCGGGCGGGAAGGACTGTGTCCCCCGGACCGAATCTGGATGGTGGCACCGCTACCACAACCGGCTGCTCGTCGCGGCAGTGGCCTTCTCGGCGGCGGCAGCTACGGCCTTTCTCCTGATCGAGGACGCTCCGGAGTACCCGGAGGTCTGGATGGGCCTTGCCATTGGGGTGGGATTTACCCTCGGTTTCCTGGCCGGTCACCGGAGGCAGTATGCACAGGTTGTTGCCGGTGAGTTCATCGAGGCCAACATGACTAAAAGGCAGCGCATCGTCCGGCGTCTGAGCACGCCGGCGGCCGCCGTTATTCTCGCCGGCTTTATAGCGTATTTTGCCCTGGGCCGCACTTTCGGCCCGATTCTCGGGTTCATGTTGGGTCTGAGCCTTGCTGGCTGGGCCCAGTACGGCATCACGCTCCTCTGGGAGTGGCGGCACCGGACTACCCTGATCGCGGAGAAGGGGTCGATGTATGCCCTGGATGCGGTAGCGGAGGGTGAACCTGTATGCCTGTGAAGTTCTCCGAGACGATACGCCGGTGGATGGGCTGGTGCCCGAACGCGGCAGCTGCCGGCACCGTCCGGCGCCGGTATGCCGCGCCGGAGGGCGAGGTCGGTACGGCGGCGAGAGAGGGCAGCCAGAAGGTGGTGGAGGGTGCACTGGTGGATTACGGCCCGATCGGCACTCCGGCAATCTACCTCATTCTGCCTGTTGCTGGCGCTCTGCTCATCGGCTGCCTCGCTGTGACAGCCCCTGCAGGGCGCCTTATCCTGCTGGGTGTCATACTGGCTTTCTCCGGTGTGGAACTGTACAGTGTCATACGAAGAGCCCGCGTCGAGATCTCTTCGGAGGCGATCACCATCAGGCGGCCGCTCTTTCGTCCCATCGTCATCCCGAAAGATGCCGTCGTGAAGGCGGAGGTGGGAGAGAACAAACTCCCTGTCCCATCATGGCTCCTTGCGACGGCACTGGCGCCCCTTCTCGTATCGGCGGCCGCCGGTATATACTTTGGATGGGATAACCCGACCTCCATGCGGTTCATTTTCGGGCTTGGCGGCGCTATCTTCTTCCCCGTGATCATCTACCGCACCTACGTGCGGACACGGTACCCGCGAACCCTGACGATAACGACGCCGAAGAGGATCGCCGCAGTCTACACGGACGACCCCGAACGGATAGCCCAAACACTGGGGGTAGCCGGATGACGGTCGTTATGGAGTATATCCGGAAGAAGCTCGGCTGGTGCCCGAACGCCGACGCCGTCAGACCCGTCCGGCGCACGAGCGCGGAAGCGGGCTACGGGGATGCGTGGCAGAGAAAGAAGCCGGAGCCAGACCCCGGCCCGGAGCCGGCCGGCACCGCAGGCGGCGATCGGAGCGGCTACCAGGACAACATGCTGCTGATCCTCATTGCCCTGGCCTGGCTCCTCCCGGTCGTTTACGACCGTGAGTTCCTCCCGATCCTCATCCTCCTCTCCGCCGTCGCCGTGTATTACGACGCGCAGAGTGTCCGTGCCGGGGAGAAGTTCGAGAAGGAGACGCTTTTTGGCGATATCGTCACCTGGCAGCCGCTGACCTGGGGAGCGGCGACGCTTGTCGGGGGGATCATCATCATGGCGATCTATCTCTTCCACCGGAAAGAGATCTACCGCGCAAACGTCGGCGGGGAGGCATCCGCATGACGATGAAGTTCGCTGAAGCGATACGCCGGTGGATGGGCTGGTGCTCGAACGCCGCCGCCGGAGCCTGCCGGCGGCGGTACGCCGCGCTGGAGGGTGAGGTCGGGTTCGAAGCCGCTAAAGGCGGCAGCCGGGAGGTGGT from Methanoculleus chikugoensis encodes the following:
- a CDS encoding aldo/keto reductase produces the protein MLYRKMEKTGDELSVLGFGCMRLPTKGMGIDEERAIRQIRYAVDHGVNYLDTALMYPGSEQLLGRALADGYREKVKLATKLPHMLIKSREDMDRMLDLQLRTLKTDHIDYYLIHSLTSCEGWRKMNDLGVAGFLDAAKANGRIVNAGFSSHCGVEAFKEIVDGYDWDFCQIQYNYLDETNQAGTEGLMYAASKGLGVVIMEPLRGGYLARDPPAQVRAVWDEADVKRTPAEWGLRWVWNHPEVTVVLSGMNDEQHIEENIRIAGEARPNSLTEKELEIVGRAAEAYRSLNRVGCTGCRYCMPCPAGVNIPGCFEAYNTGGGTLPSKVMYQFRIGGKMDGAEPAYASLCKNCGRCVKVCPQHLPIPEHLAEVAREYETVGARIIGSVTEYALRLMRWNTLRKS
- a CDS encoding TetR/AcrR family transcriptional regulator, whose protein sequence is MPGEIGVPLLPSPLMEAIRIVYETARKESHNALKIVGMSGHSRTTGHTREARMTEDRDRKKTAIVATAVRLFTERGFHGTPTSLIAREAGISNGTLFHYFPTKEELINFAYFDIEVVPKPLCREGDTRSHLAVLKLPPVAPPRTLHRVAIPDGKPFHPPCPGYRSEGRNLGGECSDQGVWNVQDLFGMTSSRTGWRRRSAGGLTGE
- a CDS encoding DUF1673 family protein, which produces MTLMETIRAYLGWCPMQASMRRDLTVLPVTAVAAGGKDCVPRTESGWWHRYHNRLLVAAVAFSAAAATAFLLIEDAPEYPEVWMGLAIGVGFTLGFLAGHRRQYAQVVAGEFIEANMTKRQRIVRRLSTPAAAVILAGFIAYFALGRTFGPILGFMLGLSLAGWAQYGITLLWEWRHRTTLIAEKGSMYALDAVAEGEPVCL
- a CDS encoding DUF1673 family protein, with translation MPVKFSETIRRWMGWCPNAAAAGTVRRRYAAPEGEVGTAAREGSQKVVEGALVDYGPIGTPAIYLILPVAGALLIGCLAVTAPAGRLILLGVILAFSGVELYSVIRRARVEISSEAITIRRPLFRPIVIPKDAVVKAEVGENKLPVPSWLLATALAPLLVSAAAGIYFGWDNPTSMRFIFGLGGAIFFPVIIYRTYVRTRYPRTLTITTPKRIAAVYTDDPERIAQTLGVAG
- a CDS encoding DUF1673 domain-containing protein, with amino-acid sequence MTVVMEYIRKKLGWCPNADAVRPVRRTSAEAGYGDAWQRKKPEPDPGPEPAGTAGGDRSGYQDNMLLILIALAWLLPVVYDREFLPILILLSAVAVYYDAQSVRAGEKFEKETLFGDIVTWQPLTWGAATLVGGIIIMAIYLFHRKEIYRANVGGEASA